Proteins from one Carassius gibelio isolate Cgi1373 ecotype wild population from Czech Republic chromosome A25, carGib1.2-hapl.c, whole genome shotgun sequence genomic window:
- the LOC127946910 gene encoding uncharacterized protein LOC127946910: MNGPKRTWQQVKIKYKNILQNAVKKNTHRQGTGGGSPKADLTPAEDMALELNKGRPVLEGIPGGKETSIGSSQDATRFIQVSGSTVFLLEPPAQAPDDADPGESPSAAATAHDGDDDEEETISLDSRRHEDPDAIQWENQPGNISSQAIRKLYGNHLRRQIELAAIDIQYKKKKIDNLALESEIKKRTIRKLDLEIKKLEREMLCNADCVISNVVAKWPGSVHDSRIFQASEIYQCLSQGEFSGVLLGDRGYGCQPFLLTPFTDPQEAQQAYNHAHARTRARVEMTFGLLKARFHCLHKLRVNPVRPCGITVACAVLHNVVCLRKERAPRVPPAMDWDNPAIFPDDDSEYQGPTEEKG; the protein is encoded by the exons ATGAACGGGCCAAAACGGACATGGCAGCAGGTCAAAATCAAATACAAGAACATTCTGCAGAATG CAGTGAAAAAGAATACCCACAGACAAGGCACGGGTGGTGGGTCACCAAAGGCTGACCTTACCCCAGCAGAGGACATGGCCTTGGAGCTAAATAAAGGCAGGCCCGTCTTAGAGGGGATCCCTGGGGGGAAAGAGACGAGCATAGGTTCCTCCCAAGATGCCACCCGCTTCATTCAAG TGTCTGGCAGCACTGTGTTCCTGTTAGAGCCACCAGCACAAGCACCAGACGATGCTGATCCA GGTGAAAGCCCCAGTGCAGCAGCAACAGCACATGATGGAGACGATGATGAGGAGGAGACCATCTCTCTGGATTCCAGAAGGCATGAG GACCCAGATGCTATACAGTGGGAAAACCAGCCTGGCAACATA AGCTCACAAGCTATCAGAAAGTTGTATGGCAACCACCTCCGGCGCCAAATAGAACTGGCAGCCATAGACATTCAGTACAAGAAGAAAAAGATAGACAATCTTGCACTGGAGTCCGAAATAAAAAAGAGGACAATTAGGAAACTGGaccttgaaataaaaaaacttgagagGGAG ATGCTCTGCAATGCTGACTGTGTGATCAGCAATGTTGTGGCAAAATGGCCTGGCTCAGTCCATGACTCCAGAATCTTTCAGGCCTCTGAAATCTATCAGTGCCTATCACAAG GTGAATTCTCTGGTGTGTTGCTGGGAGACAGGGGGTATGGCTGCCAGCCTTTTCTCCTGACACCTTTCACAGACCCCCAGGAAGCACAGCAGGCCTACAACCATGCCCATGCCAGGACCAGGGCCAGAGTTGAAATGACCTTTGGCCTCCTGAAGGCACGCTTTCACTGCCTTCACAAATTAAGGGTCAACCCTGTTAGGCCATGTGGTATTACTGTGGCTTGTGCTGTCCTCCACAATGTGGTCTGCCTGAGGAAGGAGAGGGCCCCCAGAGTGCCACCAGCCATGGACTGGGACAATCCGGCAATCTTCCCTGATGACGACAGTG AGTACCAGGGCCCAACTGAGGAAAAAGGATAA